In Lemur catta isolate mLemCat1 chromosome 1, mLemCat1.pri, whole genome shotgun sequence, one DNA window encodes the following:
- the ODF3L2 gene encoding outer dense fiber protein 3-like protein 2: MQGRGKCRGLEVTPGPGAYSPEKAPPMRHRTAPAFTLGSRLRPKPLDTSVPAPNAYTMPPLWGSQIFTKPSSPSYTVAGRTPPARPPQDPAEIPGPGQYNSPDPDTYRQRQPAYTMLGRPRAPRPLQETPGPGTHSPEQVTVNKARAPAYTMGIRHCKRASTMAAATTP, from the exons ATGCAAGGCCGGGGCAAGTGTCGGG GTCTGGAGGTGACACCAGGCCCTGGGGCCTACAGCCCAGAGAAGGCACCCCCTATGCGTCACCGGACTGCCCCAGCTTTCACCCTGGGCTCCCGCCTCCGCCCGAAGCCCCTGGATACCTCGGTCCCTGCCCCCAACGCCTACACCATGCCCCCCCTCTGGGGCTCACAGATCTTCACCAAGCCCAGCAGCCCCAGCTACACAGTGGCGGGCCGCACGCCCCCTGCTCGTCCCCCGCAGGATCCTGCTGAGATACCAGGCCCAGGCCAGTACAACAGCCCGGACCCTGACACCTACCGTCAGCGCCAGCCCGCCTACACCATGTTGGGGCGGCCTCGTGCCCCACGGCCCCTGCAGGAGACACCCGGCCCCGGCACCCACAGCCCTGAGCAGGTCACTGTGAACAAAGCCAGGGCGCCAGCGTACACCATGGGTATTCGCCACTGCAAACGGGCCTCCACCATGGCCGCCGCCACCACACCCTGA